Genomic DNA from Longimicrobiaceae bacterium:
GCAGCGGCTGCGCACCCAGCAGCATCCGCGCCGCCGCGCCGGAGCCGACGACCAGCGCGGGGACGGCGCCGATGCCCAGCCGCCGTGCCTCGGCCTCGTCCGCCTCCACCTCCGCGGTGAAGGTGTCGACGTCGAGCACGACCTTCGTCTCCGTGGCGTCCAGCCCCAGCGCAGTGCCCAGCGCCACCAGCACGTCGATGCGCCCCACGTCGCGCCCGCCGCCGAAATGCGCCCGGTAGATCGCCTCGCGCATCTGCCGCCCCACGCCGCGCGAGGCCGCGAACCGGGCCGCCTCGTGCGCCTTGCGGGTGCGCGCGGGAGGCGACGGGATGCCCATCTCCAGCCCGAGCTCTTGCGCGAGCGGACGGAGCGCGGCTGGCCAGCCATCGCCGCCGGCGAGCGGGAGGCGCGCCGGGGCGGGGAAGAGCTCGAAGGCGCGGTAGTTCACCCGCGCCGCGCCCTCGTCTTCCAGGCGCCACAGGGCCGCCTCGGTGACGTACGAGAAAGGGCAGGTGAAGTCCGAGAACACCGTGACCGCCGCTGCCGCCATCCGCCGCCGTTCCGGAAGGAGCCCATCCGCTGGAGCGCGCCCAATCTGGAACCGCGCCCCCGGCGCCGCAAGCCCGCGGGCGCGCACCCCGTCTCCGGCACGCACGAAGGGCCGCCCTACCACGGACGGCCCGTCGCGTGCTCCGGCATTGCGGCGCTACTGCGAGGAGGAGACTACCACGATGGCGCCCTGCGTGTTGCCGCTGCCGAAGCGCAGGGTCGCGGCCTGGACGTCCAGCCGCTCCACGTACTCCACGCCGTTCGCGTCGATGTTGTGCAGCGCGCTGGGGCCACCCTGCGGGCTGTTGTTGAGGTAGACCCGGATGGGCGTGACGGTGACGCCGGATTCGCGGACGGCGCTGCGGAGCCACGCCGGCCGCAGCGTCTCGATCACGTCGTACAGATCGCTCTTCGAGGTGGCGCGAATCTCTTCGCGCGTGAGGCGGCGCGAGTTGCGGCGCGGCGCGGAGGTCGCGTGCGCAGCGGCGGAATCCGCAGGGCTGGCCGTCCGGGCCGCGCCGGTGGCCGAGGTCGCGCAGGCCGCACCCGCGCCGGAGAGCAAGAGGATCGTCAACGCGGGAAGGGTTGCGTGTCTCATGAAAGAACGGGGGTACGGGTAGTGGATGGCGGTTCCGCGAGTGCGTCGTTCGGCACCGCGACCTCGGATGAGGCGTGAAGGTAACGAGTTCGCCGCGGCGCGACAGGGTTGGGCCGCATAAGTGTATTCGTCCCGGTCGCCTACCGGTAGCTGACGACCACGGCGCCCATCTCGTGCCGCGGGCCGTAGCGCAGCGTGGCCGCCTCGCCGTCCAGCAGCTCCATCCGCCCCACGCGCGCGGGGTCGAGGCCGTGCAGCCCGCTCACGTCGCCTTGGAGCGCGCCGTTCACGTAGAGCGGCACCGCCGCCACCTTGGCCGGGTCCGCCACGCCGTCCGTCTGCAGCCATCCGCCGCGCGACCGCACGACCATGTCGAAAAGGTCCCGATGCTGCTTGCTGATCCAATCGCCGCCGTAGATGAAGCGGTCCCGGTTGTGGCCCGCCCGCGCGGCGCCCGCGCTGGCCGAGAGCGACTGGCTGTGCGTAGCCGCGGCGCAGCCTGCCGTGGACGCGAGAACGGCAAGCGAGAGCACGCGGGCGAAGGAGCTTCTCATGCAGCCTCCGGAGGATGGAGATCGGGGCGGTGCCGCCGGGCATCGGTGCGCGGCTCTGTTCGAGGCGTGAGCGGCTCCGGAACGATACACGTGCCGGGGACCGCGGAGCAAGCGATCCGTGCGGAAAAGGCGGGAATGGGCGGATGGCCGGTCCGCACATCCACCGGCGGCCTTCCGAAAAGTGCCGTGCCGCGGCTCAGCGCGCCGGAGCGAAGCACTCGTGCGGGACGTCCAGCGGCTGGAAGTCGCCCGCCAGGCGGAAATGCCACCACTCCTGCTCGTACGGAGCGAAGCCCTGGGCCTGCATGGCGCGGGCGAGGCGCATGCGGTTCTCCAGCACCTGGCCGGTCGCGTTCGCGGGGTGTGCCGCGGGCGAGAAGGTGTCGAACTTGGTGCCCATCTCCAGCTCGCGCCCGTTCGCGAGGCGCACGAGCGTGAGGTCCACCGTGCCGCCCAGGTTATGGCCGCTCTGCCGGGCCACGTAGCCCTGGTCCAGGACCCACTGCCGGTGCGTGCGCTCCGCCCAGTCCACCATCGCCAGGGTCGCGCGGACGGGGCGGTAGGCGTCGAACACCTTCAGCCCGAGGCCTTCGGCGCGCAGCCCGGCCTGTACGCGCGCCAGCGCCGCGGCGGCCTGCGGGCGCAGCAGCGGGCGCGCGTGCTCGTAGCCCGGCAGCCTGTGCCCGGTGAAGTTGTGCCGCGTCGCGTAGCGGATGTCCACGCGGATTGTGGGATCCAGCGAGCGCACGTCCACCAGCAGTCCCGGCGCGCTTGACGGGCACGGGTCCGGCGCGGGCGAGGCCGTTCGCGGGTGCGCGCATGCGGCGAGCAGCGCGAGCAGGATCGAGGAGATCGGCTTGGGCATTGGTCGATTTGGGGGAGGGCCCCTCACCCGGCTCGCGGGGCTCGCCTGCCCTCCCCCGCAAGCGGGGGAAGGCACGGCGGTTAGCGCACGTCCAGGCTTGGTGTGGGTCGAGACGGCTCGTCGCTGCTGCCGCGGTGGCAACTCGCGCTGCGCGCTGCAGGAGGTTGGGTGGAGCCGGGATCGTCGGCAGGAGCAGGCCAACCCCAATCAACAGCTGGGTTTGTAGGGGTGCGATTCATCGCATCCGGGATCTTCCGAAAGCGATCAGGTCCCGGCTCCGCACCTCATCTCCCGCTCGCAGTCGTTCATCCGCATGGGCGGACATTGCGCTTCCATTGCCGGGTTTGCAACCGCCACGCTCAGCGAGGCTTGCCGCTCTCCGGCGGCATCTTCCGCATCTTCAGAACTCGTATCGCCCGCCGTCTTCTCCGAACTCGGTGTCGGCGAAGATGCCGAGAGCGGGGGAGAGGTCCGGCAGCTCGTCCGGAAGGTGAACGAGGACGAGGCGGTCCACGCGCGCCTCGTGGGCCACGCGCGCCGCATCTTCGGCAGAGGTGTGGCCCTTCACGCCGCCGGAGGCCTCGTGCACCAGCACCGTGGCGCCGCGGGCGAGGCGCGAGATGGCGTCCGACCGCTCGGTGTCGCAGGAGTAGGCGACCGAGCCGCCGCCCGCGCGGTCCTCCACACGCACCCCGATCACGGGCACTGAGTGCGTTCCGGGCGCCGCGGTCACGCGCCAGCGCTCCGTCTCCAGCACGGGCGCGCCCTGCTCCTGCGCCACGGTGTGCCACTCCAGCGGCGGCTTCTGCTTCCAGCCGCCGCACGGGTACGCGTCGATCAGCCGCTTCGCCTGGGCAAGCGCGGGCTCGATCCCGTAGATGGGCAGCGGGCGCTCGCGGCCGGCCAGCCACACCTTCTCCAGCAGCAGCGGCAGCCCGTTCACATGGTCCGGATGCTCGTGGGTCACGATCAGCGCGTCCACCGTCTCCGGGTCGATGCCGCACGCCAGCAGCCGGTGCACCACGTCGCCGCCGCAGTCCACCACGAGCGTGGAGCCGCCGTGCGTGAATGCGAGCATCACCGTGGTGCGTCCGGGGCCGGTGA
This window encodes:
- a CDS encoding DsbA family protein → MAAAAVTVFSDFTCPFSYVTEAALWRLEDEGAARVNYRAFELFPAPARLPLAGGDGWPAALRPLAQELGLEMGIPSPPARTRKAHEAARFAASRGVGRQMREAIYRAHFGGGRDVGRIDVLVALGTALGLDATETKVVLDVDTFTAEVEADEAEARRLGIGAVPALVVGSGAAARMLLGAQPLHALRTALAQAEDDEHNGPGAAPDPS
- a CDS encoding M15 family metallopeptidase, which translates into the protein MPKPISSILLALLAACAHPRTASPAPDPCPSSAPGLLVDVRSLDPTIRVDIRYATRHNFTGHRLPGYEHARPLLRPQAAAALARVQAGLRAEGLGLKVFDAYRPVRATLAMVDWAERTHRQWVLDQGYVARQSGHNLGGTVDLTLVRLANGRELEMGTKFDTFSPAAHPANATGQVLENRMRLARAMQAQGFAPYEQEWWHFRLAGDFQPLDVPHECFAPAR
- a CDS encoding MBL fold metallo-hydrolase yields the protein MPTLHLLGTGGVVTGPGRTTVMLAFTHGGSTLVVDCGGDVVHRLLACGIDPETVDALIVTHEHPDHVNGLPLLLEKVWLAGRERPLPIYGIEPALAQAKRLIDAYPCGGWKQKPPLEWHTVAQEQGAPVLETERWRVTAAPGTHSVPVIGVRVEDRAGGGSVAYSCDTERSDAISRLARGATVLVHEASGGVKGHTSAEDAARVAHEARVDRLVLVHLPDELPDLSPALGIFADTEFGEDGGRYEF